In Oryza brachyantha chromosome 1, ObraRS2, whole genome shotgun sequence, the following are encoded in one genomic region:
- the LOC102700661 gene encoding phosphatidate cytidylyltransferase 1-like, translating to MEKETSSSDVSASHVGRARQRRRPTEATVDGNRTNGPSLLVNDHNKYKSMLIRTYSTVWMIGGFALIVYMGHLYIWAMVVVIQIFMAKELFNLLRKSSEEKQLPGFRLLNWHFFFTAMLFTYGRFLSRQLVNTVNSDHLLYKVVSGLIKYQMFICYFLYIAGFVWFILTLKKKTYKYQFKQYAWTHMILLMVFAQSSFTVANIFEGMFWFLLPASLIVINDIAAYLFGFFLGRTPLIKLSPKKTWEGFIGASVTTIISAFVLANVMGRFQWLTCPRKDLSTGWLRCDPGPMFKPEHYSLEEWVPQGFPWKEVVLLPVQWHALALGLFASIIAPFGGFFASGFKRAFKIKDFGDSIPGHGGITDRMDCQMVMAVFAYIYHQSFISPQNFSVEIILDQILRNLTFEEQRFLYQQLGEIFHERQLMQS from the exons ATGGAAAAGGAGACAAGCTCCAGTGATGTTTCTGCTTCTCATGTAGGGCGTGCCAGGCAGCGAAGACGTCCTACTGAG GCTACTGTAGATGGGAATAGAACCAATGGACCATCTTTGCTTGTCAATGATCATAATAAGTATAAATCAATGCTTATCCGGACATATTCTACGGTATGGATGATTGGAGGCTTTGCGTTGATAGTTTATATGGGCCACCTCTATATCTGGGCCATGGTGGTTGTGATTCAAATATTCATGGCCAAAGAGCTTTTTAACCTACTCAGAAAATCAAGTGAAGAGAAACAACTACCAGGTTTCAGGCTACTGAATTG GCACTTCTTTTTCACAGCAATGTTGTTTACTTATGGGCGTTTCCTTAGTCGACAGCTTGTGAACACAGTAAATTCAGATCACTTGTTGTATAAGGTTGTCAGTGGTCTAATAAAGTACCAGATGTTTATTTGCTATTTCCTTTACATTGCCG GATTTGTCTGGTTTATTTTGACTCTGAAGAAAAAGACATACAAGTATCAATTCAAACAATATGCCTGGACACACATGATCCTTTTAATGGTTTTTGCTCAATCTTCTTTTACCGTGGCAAATATATTTGAAGGGATGTTCTG GTTTCTGTTGCCTGCTTCTCTCATTGTGATCAATGACATTGCTGCCTATCTATTTGGGTTCTTTCTTGGGAGAACACCTCTGATCAAGTTATCTCCAAAGAAAACTTGGGAAGGTTTTATTGGTGCATCTGTGACAACTATCATATCTGCTTTTGTG TTAGCAAATGTAATGGGCCGCTTCCAATGGTTGACATGCCCAAGAAAA GACCTATCAACAGGGTGGCTTCGCTGTGACCCTGGTCCTATGTTTAAACCAGAACATTATTCTTTGGAAGAATGGGTGCCACAGGGG TTCCCATGGAAGGAAGTTGTTCTTTTGCCTGTGCAGTGGCATGCTCTAGCCCTAGGTTTGTTTGCATCAATAATAGCACCTTTTGGAGGATTTTTTGCAAGTGGCTTCAAGAGGGCCTTTAAAATAAAG GATTTTGGAGACAGCATACCTGGGCATGGTGGAATTACTGACCGAATGGATTGTCAA ATGGTTATGGCAGTTTTTGCGTACATATATCACCAATCATTCATATCACCCCAGAACTTCTCTGTTGAGATAATCTTGGATCAG ATTCTAAGAAACCTGACCTTCGAGGAGCAGAGATTCTTGTATCAGCAACTTGGGGAGATCTTCCATGAAAGACAACTGATGCAAAGTTGA